From a single Nissabacter sp. SGAir0207 genomic region:
- a CDS encoding glutathione S-transferase family protein, whose translation MSGTYTLFGSKGCGSVIVAAALELTRLPYHYQEVDYHKPSPERDRLLQLNPLCQVPVLLLPDGTVMTESAAILVLLHLRWPLAGLIPSSAGGHLPAFLRWIMVINAQIYPSFTYGDKPEKWLPGASNAQLLTESTDGLRKKLWLQIEAEADATGPWFFGETFTALDIYIAVMHHWRPGPVWFAEYAPRLEAIAKNVARHPRLEALFKAHFG comes from the coding sequence ATGAGTGGAACCTATACGCTGTTTGGCAGCAAAGGCTGCGGATCAGTGATTGTGGCGGCCGCGCTGGAGTTGACCCGGCTGCCGTACCATTACCAGGAAGTGGATTACCATAAGCCCAGCCCGGAGCGGGATCGGCTGTTGCAGCTTAACCCGCTGTGTCAGGTGCCGGTACTGCTGTTGCCGGATGGCACCGTGATGACCGAAAGCGCCGCGATTCTGGTGCTGCTGCACCTGCGCTGGCCGCTGGCCGGGCTGATCCCCTCCAGCGCCGGTGGCCACCTGCCAGCCTTCCTGCGCTGGATCATGGTGATCAACGCCCAAATTTACCCCTCCTTTACCTACGGCGACAAACCCGAGAAGTGGCTGCCGGGTGCCAGTAACGCCCAGTTGCTGACCGAGAGCACCGACGGGCTGCGCAAAAAACTCTGGTTGCAGATTGAGGCCGAAGCGGACGCCACCGGCCCCTGGTTCTTTGGCGAAACCTTCACCGCCCTCGACATCTATATTGCCGTGATGCACCACTGGCGGCCGGGGCCGGTCTGGTTCGCCGAGTACGCGCCGCGTCTGGAGGCGATCGCCAAAAATGTCGCCCGCCACCCGCGGCTGGAAGCGCTGTTCAAGGCACACTTTGGTTAA
- a CDS encoding GNAT family N-acetyltransferase gives MGESAITVRRAAAEGADATLLMEELSRMLLSITGSSGRASFDAEQMQQPGCCFALAYDPHGNPVGCGAFRPLEEGIAEVKRIYARDGARGVGSALLAFLEAEARRLGYRQVWLETRLVNLRAVRFYLAHGYREIAAYGDYIGKADAVCLGKTLGDSMEG, from the coding sequence ATGGGGGAAAGCGCAATCACGGTGCGGCGCGCGGCAGCCGAGGGGGCGGATGCCACCCTGTTGATGGAGGAGCTGTCGCGGATGCTGCTCTCCATCACCGGCAGCAGCGGCCGCGCCTCCTTTGACGCCGAGCAGATGCAGCAGCCGGGCTGCTGCTTTGCGCTGGCCTACGATCCGCACGGCAACCCGGTGGGCTGTGGCGCGTTCCGGCCGCTGGAGGAGGGAATTGCCGAAGTGAAGCGCATTTACGCGCGTGACGGCGCGCGCGGCGTGGGTTCCGCACTGCTGGCCTTTCTGGAGGCGGAAGCGCGGCGGCTCGGCTACCGTCAGGTCTGGCTGGAGACGCGGCTGGTCAACCTGAGGGCGGTGCGCTTCTACTTGGCGCATGGCTACCGTGAGATTGCCGCCTACGGCGACTACATCGGCAAGGCGGACGCGGTCTGCCTTGGCAAAACCCTCGGCGACAGTATGGAAGGGTGA
- a CDS encoding GNAT family N-acetyltransferase — protein sequence MMSEIHYTVTHSLTQDDLHQLAQVLTACVEQGASVGFVQPFGMAQALAFWQGIQPGVESGERILLLARQAGRIVGTVQLLPAMMPNGPHRAEVAKLLVHPAARRQGVARALMQRLDEEALARGRRLLVLDTRSGDHAERLYQSLGYQLCGQIPRYVLSPDGRGAWEPTTVMYRQLA from the coding sequence ATGATGAGTGAGATTCACTATACTGTTACCCATTCCCTGACCCAAGACGATCTGCACCAACTGGCGCAGGTGCTGACGGCTTGCGTCGAACAGGGCGCCAGCGTCGGCTTTGTCCAGCCCTTCGGCATGGCGCAGGCGCTGGCGTTTTGGCAGGGCATCCAGCCGGGGGTGGAGAGCGGCGAACGCATCCTGCTGCTGGCGCGCCAGGCGGGGCGGATTGTTGGCACGGTGCAGTTGCTGCCGGCCATGATGCCCAACGGCCCACACCGGGCAGAGGTGGCAAAGTTGCTGGTGCACCCGGCGGCGCGGCGGCAGGGTGTGGCGCGCGCGCTGATGCAGCGGCTGGATGAGGAGGCACTGGCGCGTGGCCGACGCTTGCTGGTGCTCGACACCCGCAGCGGCGACCATGCCGAGCGGCTCTACCAATCGCTGGGATACCAGCTGTGCGGGCAGATCCCGCGCTATGTGCTGTCACCAGATGGGCGCGGTGCGTGGGAACCCACCACCGTCATGTACCGCCAGCTGGCATAG
- a CDS encoding helix-turn-helix domain-containing protein encodes MQTQDTRLAARLVQLRITQDLTLAQLADQSGISRATLSRIERAENSPTAAQLGKLAQVFGLTMSQLLHEIDEAPPELLPRALQPIWLDAETGFERRSVSPPAAGFRAELIEGRLRAGAEIAYAGAPVAGMQQHIWLLEGTLEYRLGERTYQLAAGDCLRFRLQGPSHFRATGPADARYLIVICQH; translated from the coding sequence ATGCAAACCCAGGATACCCGGCTGGCCGCAAGGCTGGTGCAACTGCGCATCACTCAAGATCTGACCCTGGCCCAACTGGCTGACCAGAGCGGTATCAGCCGCGCCACCCTCTCCCGCATTGAACGGGCCGAAAACAGCCCGACCGCCGCCCAACTCGGCAAACTGGCGCAGGTATTTGGCCTCACCATGTCGCAACTGCTGCATGAGATTGATGAGGCACCGCCCGAACTGCTGCCTCGCGCCCTGCAACCCATCTGGCTGGATGCCGAGACCGGCTTTGAGCGCCGCTCCGTGTCGCCGCCAGCCGCCGGTTTCCGCGCCGAGCTGATTGAGGGACGGCTGCGCGCCGGGGCGGAGATTGCCTACGCTGGCGCGCCGGTCGCCGGTATGCAGCAGCACATCTGGCTGCTGGAAGGGACGCTGGAGTACCGCCTTGGCGAGCGCACCTACCAGCTAGCCGCGGGCGACTGCCTGCGCTTCCGGCTTCAGGGGCCTTCCCATTTCCGTGCGACCGGCCCGGCCGACGCACGCTATCTGATTGTTATCTGCCAACACTGA
- a CDS encoding MerR family transcriptional regulator yields the protein MRRYSIGEVAAICGINPVTLRAWQRRYGLLKPQRTEGGHRLFDDEDLARIRTILTWIERGVPVGQVRALLENGGEVEQVGDGWAQLTDALLVALQGGQLNRLRQMLNEYGREYPAGQLVDQVLRPLRARLASGNVQLLTLRSLLDGLLLEYAAFCLTAGRKTPGEHLMIIGWGRADRADLWLEGLKRSEAGARVEVLTEPLAAPQLEPLLCDRFVLWSEGRLSPAQQQQFLAWQAQGLNVELMGSAATLQSDDSGLPAQ from the coding sequence ATGAGGCGTTATAGCATTGGCGAAGTGGCCGCGATCTGCGGCATTAACCCGGTTACCCTCCGGGCCTGGCAACGGCGCTACGGGCTGCTGAAACCCCAACGCACCGAGGGCGGGCATCGCCTGTTTGACGACGAGGATCTGGCGCGCATCCGCACCATCCTGACCTGGATCGAACGTGGCGTGCCGGTCGGCCAGGTGCGCGCGCTGCTGGAGAATGGCGGCGAGGTGGAGCAGGTTGGCGATGGCTGGGCGCAACTGACCGACGCCCTGCTGGTTGCCTTGCAGGGCGGCCAGCTCAACCGCCTGCGCCAGATGCTGAATGAGTATGGCCGCGAATACCCGGCCGGCCAGTTGGTGGATCAGGTGCTGCGGCCGCTGCGCGCGCGCCTCGCCAGCGGCAACGTGCAGTTGCTGACGCTGCGCAGCCTGTTGGATGGCCTGCTGCTGGAGTACGCCGCCTTCTGCCTGACCGCAGGCCGCAAAACGCCCGGCGAGCACCTGATGATCATCGGCTGGGGCCGCGCTGACCGCGCCGATCTCTGGCTGGAGGGGCTAAAACGCAGCGAGGCGGGCGCGCGGGTTGAGGTGTTGACCGAACCGCTGGCCGCGCCGCAACTGGAACCCCTGCTGTGTGACCGCTTCGTGCTCTGGTCAGAGGGGCGGCTCAGCCCTGCCCAACAGCAGCAGTTTCTGGCCTGGCAGGCGCAGGGCCTGAATGTGGAGCTGATGGGGAGCGCCGCCACATTGCAGAGTGACGACTCAGGGTTGCCTGCGCAGTAA
- the yedA gene encoding drug/metabolite exporter YedA, whose product MPQPASRAFWLLLGALFALYFIWGSTYFAIRLGVESFPPLTMAGLRYLVAGILLFTFLRLRGHALPTGREWLAAGVIGVLLLAVGNGLVTVAEHMQVPSGIAAVMVATVPLFTLCFSRLWGIAHTWVEWAGVAIGLVGIVLLNTGHNLVGNPLGAVLILIASLSWAFGSVWSARLPLPKGPMAGAAEMLIAGGVLLLAGHLHGEQLTGTPSTRSLLALGYLILFGSVIAVSAYMYLLKNVRPALATSYAYVNPMVAVLIGISLGGERLSGTEWLALAIILGAVLMVTLGKLLFTRRDGTA is encoded by the coding sequence ATGCCTCAACCTGCCTCGCGTGCCTTTTGGCTGCTGCTGGGAGCGCTATTCGCACTCTACTTTATTTGGGGTTCCACCTACTTCGCCATCCGGCTGGGGGTGGAGAGTTTCCCGCCGCTGACGATGGCTGGCCTGCGCTATCTGGTGGCGGGCATCCTGCTGTTCACCTTCCTGCGGCTGCGCGGCCACGCCCTGCCCACTGGCCGCGAGTGGCTGGCGGCCGGGGTGATTGGCGTGCTGCTGCTGGCAGTGGGCAATGGGCTGGTGACCGTGGCGGAGCATATGCAGGTGCCCTCCGGCATCGCGGCGGTGATGGTCGCCACCGTGCCGCTGTTCACCCTCTGCTTCAGCCGCCTGTGGGGCATCGCGCACACGTGGGTGGAGTGGGCCGGGGTGGCGATTGGGCTGGTGGGGATCGTGCTGCTCAACACCGGCCATAATCTGGTGGGGAACCCGCTGGGCGCGGTGCTGATCCTGATCGCTTCCTTGAGCTGGGCGTTCGGCTCGGTCTGGAGCGCGCGGCTGCCGCTGCCGAAGGGGCCGATGGCTGGCGCGGCGGAGATGCTGATCGCGGGCGGGGTGCTGCTGCTGGCTGGCCATTTACACGGCGAGCAGCTGACGGGCACCCCCTCCACCCGCAGCCTGCTGGCGCTGGGTTACCTGATCCTGTTTGGCTCGGTGATCGCCGTCAGCGCCTACATGTACCTGCTGAAAAATGTGCGCCCGGCGCTCGCCACCAGCTACGCCTACGTCAACCCGATGGTGGCGGTGCTGATTGGCATCAGCCTCGGCGGCGAGCGGCTCTCCGGCACCGAGTGGCTGGCGCTGGCGATCATCCTTGGCGCGGTGCTGATGGTGACGCTCGGCAAGCTGCTGTTCACCCGCCGGGACGGCACGGCGTAA
- a CDS encoding ABC transporter permease: MAHPTRSWRRLRSPLLWALPLLLAFTFGMGQLGGVFHSLFPTLQRPLYLQQSFPSLVLAHLTLVGISSLIAVGVGVAAGIAVTREWGKPFRPLLETVVAMGQTFPPVAVLAVAVPVMGFGPQPAILALVLYGLLPVVQGTLAGLASVPAASREVALGVGMSRLQMLARVELPLAAPVIVSGIRTSVIINIGTAAIASSVGTQSLGSPIVIGLSGFNTAYVIQGAILVALLAIVVDMLFERWADALQRRRGPVA; this comes from the coding sequence ATGGCGCACCCCACGCGTAGCTGGCGGCGGCTGCGTTCGCCGCTGCTCTGGGCGCTGCCGCTGTTGCTGGCCTTTACCTTCGGCATGGGCCAGCTCGGCGGGGTGTTCCACAGCCTGTTCCCGACGCTGCAACGGCCGCTCTACCTGCAACAAAGCTTCCCGTCACTGGTGCTGGCGCACCTGACGCTGGTGGGGATCTCCAGCCTGATTGCGGTGGGCGTGGGCGTGGCGGCAGGGATTGCCGTCACCCGCGAGTGGGGGAAGCCCTTCCGACCGCTGCTGGAGACGGTGGTGGCGATGGGCCAGACCTTCCCGCCGGTGGCGGTGTTGGCGGTGGCAGTGCCGGTGATGGGTTTTGGCCCGCAGCCCGCGATTCTGGCGCTGGTGCTCTACGGCCTGCTGCCGGTGGTGCAGGGGACGCTGGCCGGGCTGGCCTCGGTACCGGCCGCCAGCCGCGAGGTGGCACTGGGCGTCGGCATGAGCCGTTTGCAGATGCTGGCGCGCGTGGAGCTGCCGCTGGCCGCGCCGGTGATTGTCAGCGGTATCCGCACCTCGGTGATCATCAACATTGGCACGGCGGCGATCGCCTCCAGCGTCGGCACCCAGAGCCTTGGCTCGCCGATTGTGATTGGCTTGAGCGGCTTCAACACCGCCTATGTGATACAGGGGGCGATTCTGGTGGCGCTGCTGGCGATTGTGGTGGATATGCTGTTTGAGCGCTGGGCCGACGCCCTGCAACGGCGGCGCGGCCCGGTGGCGTAG
- a CDS encoding ABC transporter ATP-binding protein, translated as MIQFSQVSKTYGGKPVVDALTLNIADGEFTVLIGTSGSGKSTTLKMINRLVEPDHGEILFAGEAIHAFKPEDLRRRMGYAIQSIGLFPHWTVEQNIATVPRLLKWPTAKIRARVRELLGLLHLDEAFLKRYPHQLSGGQQQRVGVARALAADPEVLLMDEPFGALDPVTRGALQQEMARIHQLLGRTVVLVTHDIDEALTLADRIVLLDQGRVQQQGAPLDLLERPANAFVREFFGRSDLGIKLLAQRQVAQRVRPGQAPGAPIEGGLSLREALSLFVARGAQVLPVVDGAGAPLGVLHLSDLVEEGGDGAPHA; from the coding sequence ATGATCCAGTTTTCCCAGGTAAGCAAAACCTATGGCGGCAAGCCGGTGGTGGACGCGTTGACGCTCAACATCGCCGACGGCGAATTCACGGTGCTGATTGGCACCTCCGGCTCCGGCAAATCCACCACCCTGAAGATGATCAACCGGCTGGTGGAGCCAGATCACGGCGAAATCCTGTTCGCTGGCGAGGCGATCCACGCCTTCAAGCCGGAAGACCTGCGGCGGCGGATGGGGTATGCCATCCAGTCCATCGGCCTGTTCCCGCATTGGACAGTGGAGCAGAATATCGCCACCGTGCCGCGCCTGCTGAAGTGGCCGACGGCAAAAATCCGCGCCCGCGTGCGCGAACTGCTGGGGCTGTTGCATCTGGATGAGGCGTTCTTAAAGCGCTACCCACACCAGCTCTCTGGCGGCCAACAGCAGCGGGTCGGGGTGGCGCGCGCGCTGGCCGCCGACCCGGAGGTCTTGCTGATGGATGAGCCGTTCGGTGCGCTGGACCCGGTGACACGCGGCGCGCTGCAACAGGAGATGGCGCGCATCCACCAGTTGCTAGGGCGTACGGTGGTGCTGGTGACCCATGACATCGACGAGGCGCTGACGTTGGCCGACCGCATCGTGCTGCTCGATCAGGGGCGGGTGCAGCAGCAGGGCGCGCCGCTCGACCTGCTGGAGCGGCCAGCCAACGCCTTTGTGCGGGAGTTCTTTGGCCGCAGCGATCTGGGCATCAAGTTGCTGGCGCAGCGGCAGGTGGCGCAGCGGGTCAGGCCGGGGCAGGCACCGGGCGCGCCCATTGAGGGCGGCCTTAGCCTGCGCGAGGCGCTGTCGCTGTTTGTGGCGCGCGGTGCGCAGGTGCTGCCGGTGGTGGATGGCGCGGGCGCGCCGCTGGGCGTGCTGCACCTGTCCGATCTGGTGGAGGAGGGCGGCGATGGCGCACCCCACGCGTAG
- a CDS encoding ABC transporter permease, with protein MAGPGMRRGVNPVLLLLLALMVLALGGLGLVSHAPNRLVSGRAIGLLALPQGGGALLGLPLAGLLVLALLPPARWRALLTLLLAEGLLYGLTAVAGTAATLLAGDGDGIARTSLGGGYWAAAALCVLAGADAVSRLTTHRGWRLLLNAQMALPVVALLASGQLNALSLLQEYDNRADVFHEALWQHLGLLAGTLVPALLIGLPLGVLCARSVRWRGPLFPLLNIIQTIPSIALFGLLLAPLAGLAAAFPWLARAGISGIGRAPAIIALVLYALLPLVRSVVAGLQAVPPQVLESARGMGMTRGQLLRRVELPLALPVILAGVRVVAVQTVGMAMVAALIGAGGFGAIMFQGLLSSALDLVLLGVIPVVLLAVVIDGLFTLLVSVLEPSRR; from the coding sequence ATGGCCGGGCCGGGTATGCGCCGGGGCGTCAATCCGGTGCTGTTGCTGCTGCTGGCGCTGATGGTGCTGGCGCTCGGCGGGCTGGGGCTGGTCAGCCACGCGCCAAACCGGCTGGTCTCCGGCCGGGCGATAGGGCTGCTGGCACTGCCGCAGGGCGGCGGCGCGCTACTGGGGCTGCCGTTGGCCGGGTTGCTGGTGCTGGCGCTGCTGCCCCCGGCGCGCTGGCGCGCCCTGCTGACGCTGCTGCTGGCGGAGGGGCTGCTCTATGGCCTGACCGCTGTTGCTGGCACGGCGGCCACGCTGCTGGCCGGTGATGGCGACGGCATCGCGCGCACCTCGCTCGGCGGCGGTTACTGGGCGGCGGCGGCGCTCTGCGTGCTGGCGGGAGCCGACGCGGTGTCACGCCTGACCACCCACCGGGGCTGGCGGCTGCTGCTCAATGCGCAGATGGCGCTGCCGGTGGTGGCGCTGCTGGCGAGCGGGCAACTCAACGCGCTCTCGCTGCTCCAGGAGTATGACAACCGTGCCGACGTGTTCCACGAGGCGCTGTGGCAGCACCTTGGGCTGCTGGCGGGTACGCTGGTGCCAGCGCTGCTGATCGGCCTGCCGCTCGGCGTGCTCTGCGCCCGCTCTGTGCGCTGGCGCGGGCCGCTGTTCCCGCTGCTCAACATTATCCAGACCATCCCCTCCATCGCCCTGTTTGGCCTGCTGCTGGCACCGCTGGCCGGGCTGGCGGCTGCCTTCCCGTGGCTGGCGCGCGCCGGTATCAGCGGCATTGGCCGCGCGCCGGCGATCATCGCGCTGGTGCTCTACGCGCTGCTGCCGCTGGTGCGCAGCGTGGTGGCTGGCTTGCAGGCGGTGCCGCCACAGGTACTGGAGTCGGCGCGCGGCATGGGCATGACGCGCGGCCAACTGCTGCGCCGGGTGGAGCTGCCGCTGGCGCTGCCGGTCATTCTGGCCGGTGTGCGGGTAGTGGCGGTACAGACCGTCGGCATGGCGATGGTGGCGGCGCTGATTGGCGCTGGCGGTTTTGGGGCCATCATGTTCCAGGGGCTGCTGAGCAGCGCGCTGGATCTGGTGCTGCTGGGGGTGATCCCGGTGGTGCTGCTGGCCGTGGTGATCGATGGCCTGTTCACCCTTCTTGTCTCTGTTTTGGAACCCTCGCGCAGATGA
- a CDS encoding ABC transporter substrate-binding protein, protein MSRSPFRGRWLAAALMAVAGLAQAAEPVRVGSKIDTEGSLLGNLIIQVLEANGIQTTNRLQLGNTKVVRGAITAGEIDIYPEYTGNGAFFFSQESDPAWKNAQAGYEKVKQLDYEQNKIVWLDAAPANNTWTIAVRQDLAQQNNLKTLEDLGKYISGGGNFKLAASAEFIERPDALPAFQQAYHFTLKQDQLLSLAGGDTAVTIKAAAEQTSGVNAAMAYGTDGPVAALGLQTLDDPQNVQPIYAPAPIIREAALNQHKNIPALLKPVFASLDGPTLQKLNAQIAVGGRDAKKVAAKYLQDHGFVK, encoded by the coding sequence ATGTCCCGTTCCCCTTTCCGTGGCCGTTGGCTGGCGGCGGCATTAATGGCCGTGGCTGGCCTGGCGCAGGCGGCCGAGCCAGTGCGCGTCGGTTCCAAAATTGACACCGAGGGATCGCTGCTCGGCAACCTTATCATCCAGGTGCTGGAAGCCAACGGCATCCAGACCACCAACCGCTTGCAACTCGGCAACACCAAGGTGGTGCGCGGGGCGATCACCGCTGGTGAGATTGATATCTACCCGGAGTACACCGGCAATGGCGCGTTCTTCTTCTCACAGGAGAGTGACCCGGCGTGGAAAAATGCGCAGGCTGGCTACGAGAAGGTAAAACAGCTCGACTACGAACAGAACAAGATCGTCTGGCTCGACGCCGCGCCAGCGAACAATACCTGGACCATCGCCGTGCGACAGGATCTGGCGCAGCAGAACAACCTGAAGACCCTCGAGGATCTGGGCAAGTACATCAGCGGCGGCGGCAACTTCAAGCTAGCCGCCTCGGCGGAGTTCATTGAGCGGCCGGACGCGCTGCCGGCCTTCCAACAGGCCTACCACTTCACGCTGAAACAGGATCAGTTGCTGTCACTGGCCGGTGGCGACACGGCGGTCACCATCAAGGCGGCGGCGGAGCAGACCTCCGGCGTCAACGCTGCGATGGCCTACGGCACCGACGGCCCGGTGGCGGCGCTTGGCCTGCAAACGCTGGACGATCCGCAGAACGTGCAGCCAATCTACGCGCCCGCGCCAATTATCCGCGAGGCGGCGCTCAACCAGCACAAGAACATTCCGGCGCTGCTGAAACCGGTGTTCGCCTCCCTTGACGGCCCGACGCTGCAAAAGCTGAATGCGCAGATCGCCGTCGGCGGGCGTGACGCCAAAAAAGTGGCGGCCAAATACCTGCAAGACCACGGCTTCGTGAAGTAA
- a CDS encoding zinc-binding alcohol dehydrogenase family protein, with amino-acid sequence MKAIAYEQSGLPIDDARALFDTDLPAPQPGARDLRVQVKAISVNPVDTKVRAGGETNGPRVLGWDVAGVVESVGPEVTLFKPGDEVFYAGSIIRPGCYSELHLVDERIVGRKPASLGFADSAALPLTSITAWELLFDRLGVPEQGGEGDVLLIVGAAGGVGSILTQLARQLTKMTVVGTASRPETHDWVRQLGAHHVIDHHQPLAAQLENLGINQVTHVASLTHTDSHYAQLVEVLAPQGKLGLIDDPATLDATPLKRKAISLHWELMFTRSMFETDDMIKQHELLNRVAALLDEGTLSTTLGQHFGTINADNLKRAHALIESGKARGKLVLEGF; translated from the coding sequence ATGAAAGCGATAGCCTATGAACAATCCGGCCTGCCGATTGATGATGCGCGTGCGCTGTTTGATACCGACCTGCCGGCGCCGCAGCCGGGCGCGCGTGACCTGCGGGTGCAGGTGAAGGCGATCTCGGTTAACCCGGTGGACACCAAGGTGCGCGCTGGCGGTGAAACCAACGGGCCGCGGGTGCTGGGCTGGGACGTGGCTGGCGTGGTGGAGTCGGTGGGGCCAGAGGTGACGCTGTTCAAGCCGGGCGACGAGGTGTTCTATGCCGGTTCCATTATCCGCCCCGGTTGTTACAGCGAGCTGCATCTGGTCGATGAGCGCATCGTGGGCCGCAAGCCAGCCTCGCTGGGCTTTGCTGACAGCGCCGCGCTGCCACTCACCTCCATCACCGCCTGGGAGCTGCTGTTTGACCGCCTCGGCGTGCCGGAGCAGGGCGGCGAGGGCGATGTGCTGTTGATTGTCGGCGCGGCCGGTGGCGTTGGCTCTATCCTGACCCAACTGGCACGCCAGTTGACGAAAATGACGGTGGTTGGCACCGCCTCGCGCCCGGAGACTCACGACTGGGTGCGCCAGCTCGGCGCGCACCATGTGATTGACCATCACCAGCCGCTGGCGGCACAGCTAGAGAACCTCGGCATCAATCAGGTGACCCACGTCGCCAGCCTGACTCACACCGACAGCCACTACGCACAGCTGGTGGAGGTGCTGGCGCCGCAGGGCAAGCTGGGGCTGATTGATGACCCGGCCACGCTGGACGCCACGCCGCTGAAGCGCAAGGCGATCTCGCTGCACTGGGAGCTGATGTTCACCCGCTCAATGTTCGAAACCGACGACATGATCAAGCAGCATGAACTGCTGAACCGCGTCGCCGCGCTGCTGGATGAGGGCACGCTCAGCACTACCCTTGGCCAGCACTTCGGCACCATCAATGCCGATAACCTCAAGCGCGCCCATGCGCTGATCGAGTCTGGCAAGGCACGCGGCAAGCTGGTGCTGGAAGGCTTCTGA
- a CDS encoding LysR family transcriptional regulator, translating into MIRLDDLALFVRTAAVGSFSNAAREADLLPAQVSAAIKRLEGELGARLFARSTRSLRLTAEGEQYLPYASEALATLAAGQSVLRREPEHLNGILQLAAPSDLGRNVLLPTLSAFRRAHPRLTLRLFLSDQVTDVFKDPVDVALRYGQPEDASFVALPLAAENRRVAVASPDYLRRHGRPTTPAELADHACLVFVLHGRVYDRWAFHPLAGQPQVVAVNSALMSDDADVVRRWAIAGEGIAYKSWLDVCDDVQAGRLVTLFGGALGEPVPLNLICPHRDQFSPAVRQLHTVLKQQCDLLLAALPKGNAA; encoded by the coding sequence ATGATCAGACTTGATGACCTGGCGCTGTTTGTCCGCACGGCGGCGGTGGGCAGTTTCTCCAACGCGGCGCGGGAGGCCGATCTGCTGCCGGCGCAGGTGAGTGCCGCCATCAAGCGGCTGGAGGGCGAGCTGGGGGCGCGGCTGTTTGCCCGCTCCACCCGTAGCCTGCGGCTGACGGCGGAGGGGGAACAATATTTGCCCTACGCCAGTGAGGCGCTGGCAACGCTGGCGGCCGGGCAGTCAGTGCTGCGCCGCGAGCCGGAGCACCTCAACGGCATCCTGCAACTGGCCGCCCCCTCCGATCTGGGGCGCAATGTGCTGCTGCCGACCCTTAGCGCCTTCCGCCGCGCCCATCCGCGGTTGACGCTGCGGCTGTTCCTCTCCGATCAGGTTACGGATGTGTTCAAAGACCCGGTGGATGTGGCGCTGCGCTACGGCCAGCCGGAGGATGCCAGTTTTGTTGCCCTGCCGTTGGCGGCGGAGAACCGGAGGGTGGCGGTGGCCTCCCCGGACTATCTGCGCCGTCATGGCCGCCCGACGACCCCGGCGGAACTGGCTGACCACGCCTGTCTGGTGTTTGTGCTGCATGGCCGGGTCTATGACCGCTGGGCGTTCCACCCGCTGGCCGGGCAGCCGCAGGTGGTGGCGGTCAACAGCGCGCTGATGAGCGACGACGCCGATGTGGTACGGCGCTGGGCGATCGCCGGTGAGGGCATCGCCTATAAATCCTGGCTGGATGTGTGCGACGACGTGCAGGCCGGTCGGCTGGTGACGCTGTTTGGTGGGGCACTGGGTGAGCCGGTACCGCTCAACCTGATCTGCCCGCACCGCGACCAGTTCTCGCCAGCGGTGCGGCAGTTGCATACCGTGCTCAAGCAGCAGTGTGACCTGCTGCTGGCAGCACTGCCCAAGGGCAATGCTGCCTGA